From a single Lolium rigidum isolate FL_2022 chromosome 7, APGP_CSIRO_Lrig_0.1, whole genome shotgun sequence genomic region:
- the LOC124678976 gene encoding spindle and kinetochore-associated protein 1 homolog has protein sequence MDAAAANPASSSLEAVATAFRSRVNELQDLALARNMYPATAVTDLAAVDASVTAMEAQVQAIRRRLQEELDAIPKAKKLVEKSLKQQQKLQHMLANMPSGMREDIIATPLEQSSARMLPECFSFNTPAEFLDSDFKIKDEPVAAPKKGKGAAPRWYISTGELDSLSSYMRGRLTLEKVNIAINEMATYADANAHLVACPKKKLSEDTWERALELRDIAATEAAKGKHFFLEADIKGPGLKLDHTGKSILTVLRHLGRIHETRIGHHRVFILAKQR, from the exons atggacgccgccgccgcgaacccCGCAAGCTCGTCGCTGGAAGCCGTGGCCACCGCcttccgctcccgtgtcaacgagCTCCAGGACCTCGCCCTTGCCCGGAACA TGTACCCGGCGACGGCGGTGACCGACCTCGCCGCCGTGGACGCCTCGGTGACGGCCATGGAGGCGCAGGTGCAGGCCATCCGTCGCCGCCTGCAGGAGGAGCTCGACGCCATCCCCAAGGCCAAG AAACTAGTGGAGAAATCCTTGAAGCAACAGCAGAAGTTGCAGCACATGCTTGCAAACATGCCATCTGGGATGCGTGAGGATATCATTGCTACTCCTCTGGAACAGAGCTCGGCAAG GATGTTGCCTGAGTGCTTTAGTTTCAACACACCTGCAGAATTTCTGGACTCTGATTTTAAGATTAAGGATGAGCCAGTTGCAGCTCCTAAA AAGGGGAAAGGGGCAGCACCTCGTTGGTATATATCCACCGGGGAGCTTGACTCATTGTCATC GTACATGAGGGGGAGGCTTACACTGGAGAAGGTTAACATTGCAATAAACGAGATGGCAACATATGCAGATGCTAATGCTCATCTTGTTGCATGTCCTAAGAAAAAG TTATCTGAAGACACATGGGAAAGGGCTTTG GAACTAAGGGACATAGCTGCCACTGAGGCAGCGAAGGGGAAGCATTTCTTCCTGGAAGCTGATATAAAGGGGCCTGGGCTAAAGCTTGATCACACAGGCAAATCTATCCTTACC GTCCTTCGTCATCTTGGCCGCATCCATGAGACTCGGATTGGGCATCACCGGGTCTTCATACTAGCGAAACAACGCTGA
- the LOC124670035 gene encoding serine carboxypeptidase-like 2 isoform X1, with protein MRTLVASICLLLLRPFSASSSSSSSSNSRSIPISNFSFPQQQQQSNIITHLPGFEGPLPFQLQTGYVEVDESNGVRLFYYFIRSERNPAEDPVMLWLTDGPGCSAFSGLVYEIGPLSFDRRTYVDGLPKLLYKPDAWTKVSNVIFLDSPVGTGFSYSVTPQGYESSDTKAVTQIVVFLTKWFDEHPEFLSNPFYVAGDSYSGMIVPAITLEIAKGKEDGNGPALNLKGYLVGNPVTDGNFDNPARVPFAHGMGLISDEMYQAYKDSCGADQSRQQSRQCTSSHDVIDECVKDIWPNHILEPMCTFASPHRYNLKLSSGAREMLRLQDYTARTGLQLSKISTECRPAEYLMSRTWANNEIVREALGIHMGTVPLWIRCNDDILYANDIHSSVKHHLEVTTRGYKCLVYSGDHDMIIPFIGTQAWIRSLNFSVVNEWRPWYVDAQVAGYTRSYSNNLTFATVKVRDLDVILSHFSISVHRPYLYANGRGCSMVC; from the exons ATGAGGACGCTGGTTGCCTCCatctgcctcctcctccttcgacccTTTTctgcatcatcatcttcttcttcctcctccaactccaGATCCATCCCCATCTCAAATTTCAGCTTcccacagcagcagcagcagagcaaTATCATCACGCATCTCCCTGGCTTCGAGGGACCCCTCCCCTTCCAACTCCAAACAGG GTATGTGGAGGTTGACGAGAGCAATGGCGTCCGCCTCTTCTACTACTTCATCCGGTCGGAGAGGAACCCGGCAGAGGACCCCGTCATGCTCTGGCTCACTGATGGCCCTGGATGCTCCGCCTTTTCTGGCCTCGTCTACGAGATCG GCCCTCTGAGTTTTGACCGTCGCACCTACGTCGATGGCTTGCCCAAGCTGCTTTATAAACCAGACGCATGGACAAAG GTTAGCAATGTCATCTTCCTGGATTCCCCTGTAGGAACTGGCTTCTCATACTCCGTAACACCACAAGGATACGAATCAAGTGACACCAAAGCTGTCACGCAAATTGTCGTCTTCCTCACAAAG TGGTTTGATGAGCACCCAGAGTTCTTGTCAAACCCTTTCTACGTTGCCGGTGACTCCTACAGTGGTATGATTGTGCCAGCGATCACCCTTGAAATTGCTAAAGGGAAGGAAGATGGCAATGGGCCAGCTCTTAATCTAAAG GGTTATCTTGTGGGTAATCCAGTCACGGATGGGAATTTTGATAATCCAGCCAGAGTACCGTTTGCTCATGGAATGGGTCTCATATCTGATGAAATGTACCAG GCATACAAGGATAGCTGCGGTGCAGACCAAAGCAGACAGCAAAGCCGTCAGTGCACAAGTAGTcatgatgtcattgatgag TGTGTCAAGGACATATGGCCAAACCATATTCTGGAGCCAATGTGCACTTTTGCAAGCCCACATCGATACAATCTGAAGCTGAGTTCAGGTGCACGGGAGATGCTCCGGCTGCAAGACTACACTGCCAGGACCGGGCTTCAACTGTCTAAGATTTCTACAGAGTGTAGA CCGGCAGAATATCTTATGTCCAGAACATGGGCAAACAATGAAATAGTCAGAGAGGCTCTTGGTATCCACATG GGAACAGTTCCTTTATGGATAAGATGCAATGACGACATACTGTACGCTAACGATATTCACAGTTCAGTGAAACATCATCTCGAGGtcaccacaagaggctacaaatgTCTAGTTTACAGTGGTGATCACGACATGATCATACCTTTCATCGGCACGCAAGCCTGGATCAGGTCTCTGAATTTCTCTGTTGTGAATGAGTGGAGACCATGGTATGTCGATGCACAAGTTGCAGG ATATACAAGGTCATATTCAAATAACCTCACATTCGCAACCGTGAAGGTACGAGACCTGGATGTCATTCTTTCCCATTTTTCCATTTCTGTGCACAGACCTTATCTGTACGCCAATGGCAGGGGTTGTAGCATGGTTTGCTAA
- the LOC124670035 gene encoding serine carboxypeptidase-like 2 isoform X2, whose protein sequence is MRTLVASICLLLLRPFSASSSSSSSSNSRSIPISNFSFPQQQQQSNIITHLPGFEGPLPFQLQTGYVEVDESNGVRLFYYFIRSERNPAEDPVMLWLTDGPGCSAFSGLVYEIGPLSFDRRTYVDGLPKLLYKPDAWTKVSNVIFLDSPVGTGFSYSVTPQGYESSDTKAVTQIVVFLTKWFDEHPEFLSNPFYVAGDSYSGMIVPAITLEIAKGKEDGNGPALNLKGYLVGNPVTDGNFDNPARVPFAHGMGLISDEMYQAYKDSCGADQSRQQSRQCTSSHDVIDEDIWPNHILEPMCTFASPHRYNLKLSSGAREMLRLQDYTARTGLQLSKISTECRPAEYLMSRTWANNEIVREALGIHMGTVPLWIRCNDDILYANDIHSSVKHHLEVTTRGYKCLVYSGDHDMIIPFIGTQAWIRSLNFSVVNEWRPWYVDAQVAGYTRSYSNNLTFATVKVRDLDVILSHFSISVHRPYLYANGRGCSMVC, encoded by the exons ATGAGGACGCTGGTTGCCTCCatctgcctcctcctccttcgacccTTTTctgcatcatcatcttcttcttcctcctccaactccaGATCCATCCCCATCTCAAATTTCAGCTTcccacagcagcagcagcagagcaaTATCATCACGCATCTCCCTGGCTTCGAGGGACCCCTCCCCTTCCAACTCCAAACAGG GTATGTGGAGGTTGACGAGAGCAATGGCGTCCGCCTCTTCTACTACTTCATCCGGTCGGAGAGGAACCCGGCAGAGGACCCCGTCATGCTCTGGCTCACTGATGGCCCTGGATGCTCCGCCTTTTCTGGCCTCGTCTACGAGATCG GCCCTCTGAGTTTTGACCGTCGCACCTACGTCGATGGCTTGCCCAAGCTGCTTTATAAACCAGACGCATGGACAAAG GTTAGCAATGTCATCTTCCTGGATTCCCCTGTAGGAACTGGCTTCTCATACTCCGTAACACCACAAGGATACGAATCAAGTGACACCAAAGCTGTCACGCAAATTGTCGTCTTCCTCACAAAG TGGTTTGATGAGCACCCAGAGTTCTTGTCAAACCCTTTCTACGTTGCCGGTGACTCCTACAGTGGTATGATTGTGCCAGCGATCACCCTTGAAATTGCTAAAGGGAAGGAAGATGGCAATGGGCCAGCTCTTAATCTAAAG GGTTATCTTGTGGGTAATCCAGTCACGGATGGGAATTTTGATAATCCAGCCAGAGTACCGTTTGCTCATGGAATGGGTCTCATATCTGATGAAATGTACCAG GCATACAAGGATAGCTGCGGTGCAGACCAAAGCAGACAGCAAAGCCGTCAGTGCACAAGTAGTcatgatgtcattgatgag GACATATGGCCAAACCATATTCTGGAGCCAATGTGCACTTTTGCAAGCCCACATCGATACAATCTGAAGCTGAGTTCAGGTGCACGGGAGATGCTCCGGCTGCAAGACTACACTGCCAGGACCGGGCTTCAACTGTCTAAGATTTCTACAGAGTGTAGA CCGGCAGAATATCTTATGTCCAGAACATGGGCAAACAATGAAATAGTCAGAGAGGCTCTTGGTATCCACATG GGAACAGTTCCTTTATGGATAAGATGCAATGACGACATACTGTACGCTAACGATATTCACAGTTCAGTGAAACATCATCTCGAGGtcaccacaagaggctacaaatgTCTAGTTTACAGTGGTGATCACGACATGATCATACCTTTCATCGGCACGCAAGCCTGGATCAGGTCTCTGAATTTCTCTGTTGTGAATGAGTGGAGACCATGGTATGTCGATGCACAAGTTGCAGG ATATACAAGGTCATATTCAAATAACCTCACATTCGCAACCGTGAAGGTACGAGACCTGGATGTCATTCTTTCCCATTTTTCCATTTCTGTGCACAGACCTTATCTGTACGCCAATGGCAGGGGTTGTAGCATGGTTTGCTAA
- the LOC124670035 gene encoding serine carboxypeptidase-like 2 isoform X3 yields MRTLVASICLLLLRPFSASSSSSSSSNSRSIPISNFSFPQQQQQSNIITHLPGFEGPLPFQLQTGYVEVDESNGVRLFYYFIRSERNPAEDPVMLWLTDGPGCSAFSGLVYEIGPLSFDRRTYVDGLPKLLYKPDAWTKVSNVIFLDSPVGTGFSYSVTPQGYESSDTKAVTQIVVFLTKWFDEHPEFLSNPFYVAGDSYSGMIVPAITLEIAKGKEDGNGPALNLKGYLVGNPVTDGNFDNPARVPFAHGMGLISDEMYQAYKDSCGADQSRQQSRQCTSSHDVIDECVKDIWPNHILEPMCTFASPHRYNLKLSSGAREMLRLQDYTARTGLQLSKISTECRPAEYLMSRTWANNEIVREALGIHMGTVPLWIRCNDDILYANDIHSSVKHHLEVTTRGYKCLVYSGDHDMIIPFIGTQAWIRSLNFSVVNEWRPWYVDAQVAGYTRSYSNNLTFATVKGGGHTAPEYMPKQCLAMFARWVSCETL; encoded by the exons ATGAGGACGCTGGTTGCCTCCatctgcctcctcctccttcgacccTTTTctgcatcatcatcttcttcttcctcctccaactccaGATCCATCCCCATCTCAAATTTCAGCTTcccacagcagcagcagcagagcaaTATCATCACGCATCTCCCTGGCTTCGAGGGACCCCTCCCCTTCCAACTCCAAACAGG GTATGTGGAGGTTGACGAGAGCAATGGCGTCCGCCTCTTCTACTACTTCATCCGGTCGGAGAGGAACCCGGCAGAGGACCCCGTCATGCTCTGGCTCACTGATGGCCCTGGATGCTCCGCCTTTTCTGGCCTCGTCTACGAGATCG GCCCTCTGAGTTTTGACCGTCGCACCTACGTCGATGGCTTGCCCAAGCTGCTTTATAAACCAGACGCATGGACAAAG GTTAGCAATGTCATCTTCCTGGATTCCCCTGTAGGAACTGGCTTCTCATACTCCGTAACACCACAAGGATACGAATCAAGTGACACCAAAGCTGTCACGCAAATTGTCGTCTTCCTCACAAAG TGGTTTGATGAGCACCCAGAGTTCTTGTCAAACCCTTTCTACGTTGCCGGTGACTCCTACAGTGGTATGATTGTGCCAGCGATCACCCTTGAAATTGCTAAAGGGAAGGAAGATGGCAATGGGCCAGCTCTTAATCTAAAG GGTTATCTTGTGGGTAATCCAGTCACGGATGGGAATTTTGATAATCCAGCCAGAGTACCGTTTGCTCATGGAATGGGTCTCATATCTGATGAAATGTACCAG GCATACAAGGATAGCTGCGGTGCAGACCAAAGCAGACAGCAAAGCCGTCAGTGCACAAGTAGTcatgatgtcattgatgag TGTGTCAAGGACATATGGCCAAACCATATTCTGGAGCCAATGTGCACTTTTGCAAGCCCACATCGATACAATCTGAAGCTGAGTTCAGGTGCACGGGAGATGCTCCGGCTGCAAGACTACACTGCCAGGACCGGGCTTCAACTGTCTAAGATTTCTACAGAGTGTAGA CCGGCAGAATATCTTATGTCCAGAACATGGGCAAACAATGAAATAGTCAGAGAGGCTCTTGGTATCCACATG GGAACAGTTCCTTTATGGATAAGATGCAATGACGACATACTGTACGCTAACGATATTCACAGTTCAGTGAAACATCATCTCGAGGtcaccacaagaggctacaaatgTCTAGTTTACAGTGGTGATCACGACATGATCATACCTTTCATCGGCACGCAAGCCTGGATCAGGTCTCTGAATTTCTCTGTTGTGAATGAGTGGAGACCATGGTATGTCGATGCACAAGTTGCAGG ATATACAAGGTCATATTCAAATAACCTCACATTCGCAACCGTGAAG GGCGGCGGACATACTGCTCCAGAGTACATGCCAAAGCAATGCCTTGCTATGTTTGCAAGGTGGGTTTCTTGTGAAACTCTTTGA
- the LOC124670035 gene encoding serine carboxypeptidase-like 18 isoform X4 codes for MLWLTDGPGCSAFSGLVYEIGPLSFDRRTYVDGLPKLLYKPDAWTKVSNVIFLDSPVGTGFSYSVTPQGYESSDTKAVTQIVVFLTKWFDEHPEFLSNPFYVAGDSYSGMIVPAITLEIAKGKEDGNGPALNLKGYLVGNPVTDGNFDNPARVPFAHGMGLISDEMYQAYKDSCGADQSRQQSRQCTSSHDVIDECVKDIWPNHILEPMCTFASPHRYNLKLSSGAREMLRLQDYTARTGLQLSKISTECRPAEYLMSRTWANNEIVREALGIHMGTVPLWIRCNDDILYANDIHSSVKHHLEVTTRGYKCLVYSGDHDMIIPFIGTQAWIRSLNFSVVNEWRPWYVDAQVAGYTRSYSNNLTFATVKVRDLDVILSHFSISVHRPYLYANGRGCSMVC; via the exons ATGCTCTGGCTCACTGATGGCCCTGGATGCTCCGCCTTTTCTGGCCTCGTCTACGAGATCG GCCCTCTGAGTTTTGACCGTCGCACCTACGTCGATGGCTTGCCCAAGCTGCTTTATAAACCAGACGCATGGACAAAG GTTAGCAATGTCATCTTCCTGGATTCCCCTGTAGGAACTGGCTTCTCATACTCCGTAACACCACAAGGATACGAATCAAGTGACACCAAAGCTGTCACGCAAATTGTCGTCTTCCTCACAAAG TGGTTTGATGAGCACCCAGAGTTCTTGTCAAACCCTTTCTACGTTGCCGGTGACTCCTACAGTGGTATGATTGTGCCAGCGATCACCCTTGAAATTGCTAAAGGGAAGGAAGATGGCAATGGGCCAGCTCTTAATCTAAAG GGTTATCTTGTGGGTAATCCAGTCACGGATGGGAATTTTGATAATCCAGCCAGAGTACCGTTTGCTCATGGAATGGGTCTCATATCTGATGAAATGTACCAG GCATACAAGGATAGCTGCGGTGCAGACCAAAGCAGACAGCAAAGCCGTCAGTGCACAAGTAGTcatgatgtcattgatgag TGTGTCAAGGACATATGGCCAAACCATATTCTGGAGCCAATGTGCACTTTTGCAAGCCCACATCGATACAATCTGAAGCTGAGTTCAGGTGCACGGGAGATGCTCCGGCTGCAAGACTACACTGCCAGGACCGGGCTTCAACTGTCTAAGATTTCTACAGAGTGTAGA CCGGCAGAATATCTTATGTCCAGAACATGGGCAAACAATGAAATAGTCAGAGAGGCTCTTGGTATCCACATG GGAACAGTTCCTTTATGGATAAGATGCAATGACGACATACTGTACGCTAACGATATTCACAGTTCAGTGAAACATCATCTCGAGGtcaccacaagaggctacaaatgTCTAGTTTACAGTGGTGATCACGACATGATCATACCTTTCATCGGCACGCAAGCCTGGATCAGGTCTCTGAATTTCTCTGTTGTGAATGAGTGGAGACCATGGTATGTCGATGCACAAGTTGCAGG ATATACAAGGTCATATTCAAATAACCTCACATTCGCAACCGTGAAGGTACGAGACCTGGATGTCATTCTTTCCCATTTTTCCATTTCTGTGCACAGACCTTATCTGTACGCCAATGGCAGGGGTTGTAGCATGGTTTGCTAA